In Thermoanaerobaculales bacterium, one DNA window encodes the following:
- the rsgA gene encoding ribosome small subunit-dependent GTPase A produces MDRLSSLGFGPFFERQLPSSGGPGAIPARVAAEHRGAWEVWSQAGSGRAQLAGRLRAELAADGLPGVGDWVVVKEAPGPDCTAVIEGILERRTVFTRGAAGRESRAQVIAANVDLVFAVCGLDADFNLRRIERYLARIWASGAQPAVVLNKADVCDDVAGRVAEVERHCPGAPVHVTSAVLAHGVAALRATIRDGMTAALVGSSGAGKSTLVNALLGEDRMATGAVRARDGRGRHVTTHRQLVLLPGGGLLLDTPGMRELQLVDDDGLGSVFGDVAALAARCRYRDCRHDSEPGCAVKEAVAAGELDPTRLDHFRKLEREARAWELRQDEHKRRQAERVWGRLYDEVALLRRWKGGKQ; encoded by the coding sequence ATGGACCGGCTCTCTTCCCTGGGCTTCGGCCCGTTCTTCGAACGACAGCTCCCGTCATCGGGTGGCCCTGGGGCCATCCCCGCCCGGGTCGCGGCCGAGCACCGCGGCGCCTGGGAGGTGTGGTCCCAGGCCGGCTCCGGTCGCGCCCAGCTCGCCGGGCGGCTCCGGGCCGAGCTCGCCGCCGATGGCCTCCCCGGCGTCGGCGACTGGGTCGTGGTCAAGGAGGCGCCCGGGCCCGATTGCACTGCCGTGATCGAGGGCATCCTGGAGCGGCGCACCGTCTTCACCCGGGGGGCGGCCGGCCGCGAGTCCCGCGCCCAGGTGATCGCGGCCAACGTCGACCTGGTGTTCGCCGTCTGCGGCCTCGACGCCGACTTCAACCTCCGCAGGATCGAGCGCTACCTGGCCCGCATCTGGGCCAGCGGCGCACAGCCGGCGGTGGTCCTCAACAAGGCCGACGTCTGCGACGACGTGGCCGGCCGCGTCGCCGAGGTCGAGCGGCACTGCCCCGGGGCTCCGGTCCACGTGACGAGCGCCGTGCTCGCCCACGGAGTCGCGGCTCTCCGCGCGACCATCCGCGACGGCATGACCGCGGCCCTGGTCGGCTCCTCGGGGGCCGGCAAATCGACGCTGGTCAACGCGCTGCTCGGTGAGGACCGGATGGCGACCGGCGCGGTGCGGGCACGCGATGGCCGTGGCCGTCACGTCACGACCCACCGCCAGCTCGTCCTGCTGCCGGGCGGGGGCCTGCTGCTCGACACGCCGGGCATGCGGGAGCTGCAGCTGGTCGATGACGACGGCCTCGGCTCGGTGTTCGGCGACGTCGCGGCGCTCGCCGCCCGCTGCCGCTACCGGGACTGCCGCCACGACAGCGAGCCCGGCTGCGCCGTCAAGGAGGCGGTGGCGGCGGGAGAGCTCGACCCCACCCGCCTCGACCACTTCCGCAAGCTCGAGCGGGAGGCCCGGGCCTGGGAGCTTCGCCAGGACGAGCACAAGCGACGGCAGGCCGAGCGGGTCTGGGGCCGGCTCTACGACGAGGTCGCGCTCCTGCGGCGCTGGAAGGGCGGCAAGCAGTAG
- a CDS encoding class I SAM-dependent methyltransferase produces the protein MFNIAESAHRIHDPITPDKLATLGAALRLESRARVLDLGSGSGEMLCTWARDHGVIGTGVDMSRLFTEQAKLRAEELGVADRVTFIHGDAAGYVADEKVSVAACVGATWIGGGVAGTIELLARSLRPGGIILIGEPYWRQLPPTEDVAKGCRAGSISDFLRLPELLASFGHLGYDVVEMVLADQDGWDRYEAAKWLTMRRWLDANPDDELAHDVRAELTSGPERYAAYAREYLGWGVFALMRR, from the coding sequence ATGTTCAACATCGCTGAGAGTGCTCACCGCATCCACGACCCGATCACGCCCGACAAGCTCGCCACCCTCGGCGCGGCGCTGCGTCTGGAATCGCGGGCCCGGGTGCTCGACCTCGGCAGCGGTTCGGGGGAGATGCTGTGCACCTGGGCACGCGATCACGGCGTGATCGGCACCGGCGTCGACATGAGCCGGCTGTTCACCGAGCAGGCGAAGCTCCGTGCTGAAGAGCTCGGCGTCGCCGATCGAGTCACGTTCATCCATGGCGATGCTGCCGGCTATGTCGCTGACGAGAAGGTCAGTGTCGCAGCCTGTGTCGGTGCGACTTGGATCGGCGGGGGAGTCGCCGGCACGATCGAGCTCCTGGCGCGGAGCTTGCGCCCCGGAGGGATCATCCTCATCGGCGAGCCCTACTGGCGGCAGCTGCCGCCGACGGAGGATGTTGCCAAAGGGTGTCGTGCCGGCTCGATCTCCGACTTCCTCAGGCTTCCGGAGCTGCTCGCGTCCTTCGGCCATCTTGGCTACGACGTCGTTGAGATGGTTCTGGCTGACCAAGACGGCTGGGACAGATACGAGGCGGCCAAATGGCTCACCATGCGCCGCTGGCTTGACGCCAACCCTGACGACGAGCTCGCGCACGACGTTCGAGCCGAGCTGACCTCGGGACCCGAGCGCTACGCCGCGTACGCGCGTGAGTACCTGGGCTGGGGCGTGTTCGCGCTGATGCGGCGGTGA